The Chitinophagaceae bacterium DNA segment GTGTGTCATTACCATTCGTGGACAGTGAATCCAATGCAGTTACCCACAAGCGTTATTCCTACTTCTACCGACGGTGATCACAATATACTTTCCCTTTCTCATAAAACACTTCGGGTAAAAGGAGTACAATTTCATCCCGAATCATATTTTACAGAGCATGGAAAAACAATTATCAAAAACTGGATAGAAAAATGTTGAAACAAAAAAAATAAATAATATAGCATATTATTTTAAAAAAAAAACATATTTTAAGTATATTGAACAGCAATTCATTTAAAAATAAGAGAAATTATATAATTTGTGTAAAAAATTATATACTAAAATATTCTACGTATAGGTATTAAAATAACAAACATAACAAAGTAATCAACAGTAAAATGCAAAAAAGTCAGAAAAAAAAACAAGAAGAAAATGTTCTAGAAACATCAGAAGGTCTAATACAATATTTTTTAAAAATAGGAAATAAAATATATGAAAATCAAAATTATGGGATTGGTATATTAGTAATAATATCGGTTTTTATAGGAGGATTTCTATACTATCGTTACTTACAAGAAGATGAAACCAAAGAAGCTCAAAAAAATATGATACAAGCGGTTTTTTATTTTGAATCAGATAGTATCGCAAAAGCACTGAATGGGGATGGCAACAATATGGGATTTTCAGAAATAGCCGATGAATATTCTTTCACTGCACCTGGTAAATTAGCTTATTTTTATGCTGGTGCTTGTTATATGAAAATGAGAGATTTTTCTAATGCCATTACTTATTTTGATAACTTTGAAAGTGACGATATATTAATACAAGCACGTACTTACGCTCTCATAGGAGATTGCTATATGGAATTAGGTGACTACACAAGTGCTTCTAACTATTATGAAAAAGCATCTGAATATAAACCAAATCAAGCATTTTCCCCTACTTATTATACTAAAGCAGCTTTAGCGTACGAATTAAATAAAGAATATACCTATGCCTCTTCATGTTATGAAAGTATTATAGAAAAATTTCCCGATTCCCCAGAAATAAGCACCGCTAAAAAAGAAAAAGCACGTTTAGACATATTAGCAAATCAATAATTTATCAGACACACTATTACATAAATCCAAAAAATGCAGCACTACGATATACAAAAATCATTAGATAAACTTCAAATAAGTAAGGTCAACAAAGGATCTTCCACTGGAAACACATGGCTATCCTCCGAAGAAACACAAAAAAACTTGATACAAAGTTTTTCTCCCGTAGATGGAAACCTTATTTCTACCGTAGAACATACCTCAAAAGATATTTATAACACCGTAGTCCATCAATCCATTATTGCTTTCAAGGAATGGAGGCAAACCCCCGCTCCTAAAAGAGGAGAAATAGTAAGACAAATAGGAAATTCTCTCCGAGAATATAAAGAAGACCTAGGTAAATTAGTATCTTACGAAATGGGAAAGTCATACCAAGAAGGATTAGGGGAAGTACAAGAAATGATAGATATATGCGATTTTGCAGTAGGTATTTCTAGACAACTATACGGACTCACAATGCCATCAGAACGTCCTCTACATCGAATGTACGAACAATGGCATCCATTAGGAGTAGTTGGTATTATCTCTGCTTTTAATTTTCCCGTAGCTGTATGGAGTTGGAATACTATGCTTGCATGGGTTTGCGGAGATGTGTGTGTATGGAAACCATCCGAAAAAACACCTATTACCGCTATTGCTTGCCAAAAAATTGTATCCCATATTTTTGAAAAAAATAAACTTCCCGAAGGAATAAGTAACTTAATCATAGGAAATTACCAAATAGGAGAACTTTTGTCCGAAGACACTAGAATACCCCTTATTTCTGCTACAGGATCTACTAAAATGGGAAAAAAAGTAGGAGAAACAGTAGCAAAACGTTTAGGAAGAACACTATTAGAATTAGGCGGTAATAATGCTCTTATAATTTCACAACATGCAAATTTAGACATAGCAATAAGAAGTGCCATTTTTGGTTCCATAGGAACAGCAGGGCAAAGATGCACTACCACTAGAAGAATCATTGTTCATGAAAGCATTTTTGATGAAATAAAATCAAAACTGGTAAAGGCATACCAGCAAATTAAAATAGGGAATCCATTAGATGAAAAAAACCACGTAGGTCCCTTGATAGATACAGCCGCTGTTCGCGTATATTTAGATACCCTTAAGAAAATATCTGAGATGGGAGGAAAAAATGTTGTGGAGGGAGGGGTATTATCAGGAAAAGGATATGAATCGGGATGTTATGTAAAACCTGCCGTTTATGAGGTGACAAATGAAAATCCTATTGTAAAACAAGAAACTTTTGCACCCATCTTATATCTCATCAAATACAAAACTATAGAGCAAGCTATAGAAATACAAAATAATGTTCCGCAAGGACTTTCTTCCGCAATTATTACAGATAATGTTAGAGAATCAGAACTATTCCTTTCCGTGAAAGGAAGCGATTGTGGAATAGCAAATGTAAATATTGGCACATCTGGTGCTGAAATAGGAGGTGCTTTCGGAGGAGAAAAAGAAACAGGAGGCGGAAGAGAATCTGGTTCTGATTCTTGGAAATATTATATGCGACGACAAACTAACACAGTAAATTATAGTACACAACTCCCTCTAGCGCAGGGTATTTTTTTTGATTTATAATTTTTTAAATTACCATTGATCCCATCCACTCTGAAAAGTTGTTTCTACAGAAATATAGAGTTTTAAAATTATTGGTAACCAAATAGTTACGAAATTACAGGTGTATAAAAAAAACTTTTCGGAATAGAATTAATATTCAACATCGTTACAAATAAAACTTAAAAAATAAGTTATATTGCAAATACTTAAAGTATTTTTTTTAATGTTTTAACGAACAAAAATGAAAAGATAGGTAAGACATATAATAAACTAAACAAGAGAAGACATGAACGAGAGCAAAACTAAAATACTGTACCAATTAAGCAAAGAATGGAATGTAGAGTATAAAATTCTCATAGATTTTTTAAATAAAAAAAAACTCCCAGTACAAGACAAAGGATTAAATACAAAAATATCCCAAGAACATTATGAATTACTATCAAAAGAATTTGGTACTATTTCAAACAATCAAAACAAAGAAAAAACTATTCATCAAAAAGAGAATAATACGGATGTCCCATCTACATTGGACACCACATTTGATACCAATTATTCTTTAAATAAAACCACAGAGAAAAAGAATACCCCCATTACTCCTGACATAGAAGTAATAAGAATCCCTGCCCATACTCCCGATAATTCAAAAATTATAGGAAAAATAGATATAACAGGAATACACAGACAAAAAAAAATAAACCCCGTACTCCAAACTTCCATATATAAAATGAAAGACAAAAAAGAATTAACTGGTTTGGATGAATCTTCTAAAAAAATAGAAAAAAATGAAACAGAAACAAATAAATTATCACTCATTAATCCCGAAATAAAAAAAGAATATACGCTTCAAAAAACAAATACTATTATTCCAACTACAGAAATAAAACAGCATCAAAAAAATATTTCCATAGAAGAAAAAAAGAACGAAACAGAGAAAAAAAAACAAATCAAGACTAAAGAAATATACTTTAAACAAACAGCACCAAAATACAATGAAAATGAAACTATAAAAAATAACCCTAAAGAACCCAATTCCACAAAAAATGAGAACAGAGATGATCCTTCAAAACATAAACGCCCTCGGATAGTCGTTATAAAAAATACACGCGAATATATACATACAAAAGACAAAGATACTCATAATAAAAGTACACAGGAAAATAAAAATCCTTTTTTAGAAAATTATTCCAAAAACAATAATCCACCAATAATAAAAAAAGATAATGTTACTATAAAAGAAAATAATCAAACAACCCTCATCCCCCCCGTAAAACGAATATCTACAAAAGATAATTATCTATTAAATAAAGCAAATTTAGACACAAACAAAAACAATAAACTCAATTACACAAAACCACTTCCTGTCCCAATTATAAAAAAAAACAAAGAAGAAACTTCACCACCACCTCCTAAAACAACAGAACTTAAATACAAAAAACATGATTCAGTAGATACAAAAAGTACTCTTTTTGAAAAAAAAAATCAAAAAAATATAGATATTTCCAATAAAAAAATTATCCAAAATAGAGCTAAATATAGAAAAGATAAAAGACAAAATATAGCAGAAGAAGAAAAAGAAAAATTCTTACAAGAGCAAAAAGAACTAAAAATATTAAAAATTACAGAGTACATATCTGCCAATGAACTTTCTCTTTTGATGGATATTTCTGTAAATGAATTTATTTCTAAGTGTATGAGCTTAGGAAAAATCATAAGCATAAACCAAAGATTAGATGCCGATACTATAACCATTATAGCAGATGAATTTGGATTTGAAGTAAAATTTATAGAAGATGAAAAACACAATGAGGGTACCGTAACCGAAGAAGAAAACGATACCGACAATATGATACCAAGGTCTCCCATAGTTATTGTTATGGGACACGTAGACCACGGAAAAACCTCTCTTTTGGATTACATCAGAAATACCAAAGTAGTTTCTACAGAATCTGGTAGAATAACTCAACATATAGGTGCATACAACGTAGTAACAAAGAACGGAGAAAATATTACCTTTTTAGATACACCAGGACACGAAGCATTTACAGCAATGAGGTCTCGCGGTGCTAAAATTACCGATATAGCTATCATAGTTATTGCCGTAGACGAAGAAGTGAAACCTATGACAAAAGAAGCAATAAAACAAGCACAAGAACAAAATGTCCCCATAATTTTTGCCTTTAATAAAATAGATAAAGGACTCCTATTTGTAGAAAAAATAAAAGAACAACTAGCCCAAATGAACATATTAGTAGAAGATTGGGGTGGAAAATACCAATGCCAAAACATATCCGCTAAATTAGGACAAGGTATAGACGAACTATTAGAAAAAATTCTCATAGAAGCATCTTTATTAGAACTCAAATGGAATCCTAAGGCCAGAGCAAATGGAACTATTATAGAATCTTATTTGGATAAAGGAAAGGGATATGTAACCGTACTGATAGTAGAAAATGGGATATTACGAAAAGGTGATATTATATTAGCAGGACATTGTTCCGGAAAAATAAAAAACATGTTTGACCCATTTGGAAATTCTATAACAGAAGCAGGTGCTTCATCCCCTGTAAAAATAATAGGGCTCAATGGTAGCCCGCATGCAGGAGACATATTTAAAGTAATGGAAAGTGAAAAAATAGCAAAAGAAATTGCTCATAAAAAATTGAAAATCAAACGAGAACAAGAACTGAGAACAAAAAAACATATTACTTTCGAAGAATTTTCTCAAAGAACAAATAGAGGAAAATTCAAAGAACTTAATATTATTATAAAAGCAGACACAGAAGGAAGTATAGAAGCCTTATCTGATTCTTTCTTAAAACTATCTCAACCAGAGGTAAAAGTAAATATCATACACAAAGCAATAGGAGAAGTAACAGAATCTGATGTTAACACTGCACTTATTTCAGAAGGAATCATAATAGCATTTCATACAAAAACTTCGGTGAAAGCAAAATCTATTGCGGAAAAGGAATCCATAGAAATTAAAAATCACAATGTTATATACCACGCAATTGATGATGTAAAACAACAAATATCCAATCTTTTAGAACCAGAATATAAAGAAATAATCGTAGGAACTATAGAGGTAAAAGAAATTTTTAAAAATAGTAAATTAGGAAACATTGCAGGATGCTCCGTGTTAGATGGATATATAAAACGAAATAATAAAGTAAAACTCATAAGGGACAACAAAATAATACATACTGGTGATATATTCCAACTCAAAAGATTTAAAGACGATGTAGGGGAAGTAAAAAATGGTTACGAATGCGGTCTCAGTATAAAAAATTATCAAGATGTTTTGGTAGGAGATATTATACAAAGTATTGAAATTCATACAATAAAAAGAACTATTTAAACTAAAATTACCAATTTTATGGAAGTAACAAAAATAAAAGCAATTAACGGAGGGGAGTTTTTAGTAAAAGAAACCAAAGCAGAGGATATATTTATACCCGAAGAATTTACAGAAGAACAAAAGATGATGGCTCAAGCGTGTTACACCTTTATTAAAAAGGAGATTCTGCCTATCACAGAAAAAATAGAAAAACAAGAGCCAGGTGTTATGGAAAGTATAGTAGAAAAAGCAGGAGAATTAGGATTATTAGGTGTATCAGCTCCCGAAGAATACGGAGGATTGGGAATGAGCTTTAATACAGGTATGCTTATGGCTGATGTTATAGGAATAGCTGGATCTTTTGCTACTACTTATGGAGCACATACAGGAATAGGAACTCTTCCTATTCTTTACTACGGAAATGAACAACAAAAGAAAAAATATATTCCTGGTATAATAAGTGGAAAACTCAAAGCATGCTATTGTCTTACAGAACCAGATTCCGGTTCTGATGCTAATTCAGGAAAAACAAAAGCGACTCTTACCCCCGATGGAAAATTTTATTCTATTACAGGACAAAAAATGTGGATAACAAATGGAGGATTTGCTGATATACTCATTGTATTCGCAAAAATAGATTCTGATAAAAACCTTACCGCTTTCATCGTAGAAAAAAAATTTGCTGGAATAACTATGAATGAAGAAGAAAAAAAACTAGGCATAAAAGGTTCCTCTACCAGACAAATATTTTTTAACGACTGCAAAGTTCCTATAGAAAATATGCTATCCGAAAGAGAAAATGGATTTAAAATAGCAGTAAATATACTCAATATCGGACGTATAAAGCTTGCAGCTGGAGTTATTGGAGGATGTAAAGAAGTCATTACAAAATCCATTAAATATTCCACAGAAAGAAAACAATTCGGTGTTCCTCTCAATACTTTTGGGGCTATAAAGCATAAAATTGCTGAAATGACCATAAAAATTTTTGCTACAGAATCTGCTATTTATAGAGCAGGGCAAAACATAGAAGATAAAATA contains these protein-coding regions:
- a CDS encoding tetratricopeptide repeat protein; amino-acid sequence: MQKSQKKKQEENVLETSEGLIQYFLKIGNKIYENQNYGIGILVIISVFIGGFLYYRYLQEDETKEAQKNMIQAVFYFESDSIAKALNGDGNNMGFSEIADEYSFTAPGKLAYFYAGACYMKMRDFSNAITYFDNFESDDILIQARTYALIGDCYMELGDYTSASNYYEKASEYKPNQAFSPTYYTKAALAYELNKEYTYASSCYESIIEKFPDSPEISTAKKEKARLDILANQ
- a CDS encoding aldehyde dehydrogenase family protein, with product MQHYDIQKSLDKLQISKVNKGSSTGNTWLSSEETQKNLIQSFSPVDGNLISTVEHTSKDIYNTVVHQSIIAFKEWRQTPAPKRGEIVRQIGNSLREYKEDLGKLVSYEMGKSYQEGLGEVQEMIDICDFAVGISRQLYGLTMPSERPLHRMYEQWHPLGVVGIISAFNFPVAVWSWNTMLAWVCGDVCVWKPSEKTPITAIACQKIVSHIFEKNKLPEGISNLIIGNYQIGELLSEDTRIPLISATGSTKMGKKVGETVAKRLGRTLLELGGNNALIISQHANLDIAIRSAIFGSIGTAGQRCTTTRRIIVHESIFDEIKSKLVKAYQQIKIGNPLDEKNHVGPLIDTAAVRVYLDTLKKISEMGGKNVVEGGVLSGKGYESGCYVKPAVYEVTNENPIVKQETFAPILYLIKYKTIEQAIEIQNNVPQGLSSAIITDNVRESELFLSVKGSDCGIANVNIGTSGAEIGGAFGGEKETGGGRESGSDSWKYYMRRQTNTVNYSTQLPLAQGIFFDL
- the infB gene encoding translation initiation factor IF-2 yields the protein MNESKTKILYQLSKEWNVEYKILIDFLNKKKLPVQDKGLNTKISQEHYELLSKEFGTISNNQNKEKTIHQKENNTDVPSTLDTTFDTNYSLNKTTEKKNTPITPDIEVIRIPAHTPDNSKIIGKIDITGIHRQKKINPVLQTSIYKMKDKKELTGLDESSKKIEKNETETNKLSLINPEIKKEYTLQKTNTIIPTTEIKQHQKNISIEEKKNETEKKKQIKTKEIYFKQTAPKYNENETIKNNPKEPNSTKNENRDDPSKHKRPRIVVIKNTREYIHTKDKDTHNKSTQENKNPFLENYSKNNNPPIIKKDNVTIKENNQTTLIPPVKRISTKDNYLLNKANLDTNKNNKLNYTKPLPVPIIKKNKEETSPPPPKTTELKYKKHDSVDTKSTLFEKKNQKNIDISNKKIIQNRAKYRKDKRQNIAEEEKEKFLQEQKELKILKITEYISANELSLLMDISVNEFISKCMSLGKIISINQRLDADTITIIADEFGFEVKFIEDEKHNEGTVTEEENDTDNMIPRSPIVIVMGHVDHGKTSLLDYIRNTKVVSTESGRITQHIGAYNVVTKNGENITFLDTPGHEAFTAMRSRGAKITDIAIIVIAVDEEVKPMTKEAIKQAQEQNVPIIFAFNKIDKGLLFVEKIKEQLAQMNILVEDWGGKYQCQNISAKLGQGIDELLEKILIEASLLELKWNPKARANGTIIESYLDKGKGYVTVLIVENGILRKGDIILAGHCSGKIKNMFDPFGNSITEAGASSPVKIIGLNGSPHAGDIFKVMESEKIAKEIAHKKLKIKREQELRTKKHITFEEFSQRTNRGKFKELNIIIKADTEGSIEALSDSFLKLSQPEVKVNIIHKAIGEVTESDVNTALISEGIIIAFHTKTSVKAKSIAEKESIEIKNHNVIYHAIDDVKQQISNLLEPEYKEIIVGTIEVKEIFKNSKLGNIAGCSVLDGYIKRNNKVKLIRDNKIIHTGDIFQLKRFKDDVGEVKNGYECGLSIKNYQDVLVGDIIQSIEIHTIKRTI
- a CDS encoding acyl-CoA dehydrogenase family protein, producing MEVTKIKAINGGEFLVKETKAEDIFIPEEFTEEQKMMAQACYTFIKKEILPITEKIEKQEPGVMESIVEKAGELGLLGVSAPEEYGGLGMSFNTGMLMADVIGIAGSFATTYGAHTGIGTLPILYYGNEQQKKKYIPGIISGKLKACYCLTEPDSGSDANSGKTKATLTPDGKFYSITGQKMWITNGGFADILIVFAKIDSDKNLTAFIVEKKFAGITMNEEEKKLGIKGSSTRQIFFNDCKVPIENMLSERENGFKIAVNILNIGRIKLAAGVIGGCKEVITKSIKYSTERKQFGVPLNTFGAIKHKIAEMTIKIFATESAIYRAGQNIEDKINSLIQEGLDETQAKLKGVEQFAIECSLTKVHASEVLDFIVDEGVQIYGGMGFSEEAPMARAYRDARISRIYEGTNEINRMLAVGMVLKRSLKGDIDLFTAAMDVAKEITSVPQFSSLDLSIPFAEEKEIIKNLKKAVLMVAGKAAQTFTTNIEKEQEILMNIADMMTEVYVAESTLLRVEKITNTKGNSASQIEQFVAKVYLNSAVEKIEKAGRESINAFTKGDENKVLLLGLKRFTKTNPINTILMRQQIANVSIQKGSYFFSMVH